The DNA window AGTTTATTATAATGGACGGTATTGTTATATGAGATAAGCGTATTACGTATTTGTCTTGGTACAGGTGGAAACCAGCGCGAATTAGCACGTgccaaaaatatgaaaaaaactGTTAAGAAATCAGCTGCTGAACAAGATAGCAATAAAGGTCTCTCATTAGAACAGCGTAAAGCAAGGTAACAATTTGTTTACTATATATTTATATCATTTAACCCCATTCATAAATTGCTTCGTTTTagataattatatttaaatttgtatatttgtttTGCAGTGTAACAATATGCATCCTAATTCcaaagaaaaaatttaaaatttcacttttattttcaattataaattctcgaaaaatgtttataaatgcaattttcattctaattattattatcactCTTTGAAGCTAAATTTTATATAATGCTTTCAAATGTTACATTATCTTTGGTAAAattacctttgtaattttagaGATGCAGAGCGAATGAGAGAAAAACAACTTAAGAAACAGCAAGATCAAGAAAAACCAAAACAAGCTGTAAGATAGTCCTGACAACAAGGCATACAAACTCTTTGGCTGAATTCATTATCAAACGTTAACAGctatgtttttaaaatttctgaTCATAAATTCTTGATCGTAAAGCACCAAAGTAATGCTTAACAGAAGTGCATGAAAGATTAATAGTGTTTCCGATCATAGAAAGTAACTTCAGACTGTGTACTACAGAATGGTATACTGCTGGACTTAGTTAAAATAATCATGTTATTTACGTGCTGCTCACAGAAACAATAATAGTCAGTGtgtataaaattattgttaCCTACGTCAGAATGGTTAAAGAAAATGTGCATTTGAGTGGTTCATCTAGATATAAggattttaattaaatacaaGAATATTTATAGTACTAATTTTGAATTTGTAAATTCatgttttcaattatttaatatatcgtGTAAGAAGTGACTTTAAGCAAGTACAATATATAGCAAAGGTATGTACCTTTGTCATCCTGTTTGGCTTGtaataaattgttcaattttAAAGTAGATATTGAATTTTCCTGCTTCTATTATGTATTTTGACATTTACGAGAGATTACAGAATGTTATAGATAATGTAATTAATCTTTATGCAGATGAGAAATATTCATCGGATAAAGTAAAAGAATTATATcttatttttaattcttttactgTACAAGTCTTTAGAATTTGTTATTTGCTGTTGAGAATCTTTTGCAATAAAAGTAAAGTGATCGTTCCTCAGAGTGCCTATTCTTATAGTGAAATAAGTATcaatttaataacaataaaatttttatttttttgttaaaagCAACTGCAGAATTTGTTATTGCTACATCACATTACGTTAATACAGAAGTGCAGCTACGACATAGTAGAAGTTATTAATGTTTAAGATTAATCGTTGATCTCTTTAAAACTTTGCACTCTTTTTGAGTATTTCAAATTTGCTAGTTGGAACTGAATAAagttacaaaaaaaaacaaagaaataaaaatccgcTTTTCTTTTTAATCTGTTGTCTTGTTCTTTCTCTTTAAAACAAAAAACTTGTATTCGGTATTAGGTGACTTACAAGCATCGTATTCCAAACTTGTTTGATTAGTTGTTTTCTTTATTAAACATTTAGATTCTATTTGCAGCTGTCAATATTTTGAACCAACTGTTACTTTTATGCAGTAATAGTTTCATAATTTTCCACTTGTGCCTAGCATGGATCTTCtacataattattaataaattcacACAGTAATTATTTTACAAGAAAGTAAAAACGAAAGATAATCAGtatgtaaattgtaaattatagTCATACGCATATAACATTTTGCATTTCTACATGTTTGttgtaagtttcacattttacatGAATTAAAAGACTGCTTTACTCTGAAATTTTTAGTATCTATCCTGCGGTAATGTATTTCGGTAATACTATTGTTGTTGCTCTTTCTTAATGCCTTCAAGCTAGCGATTTGTTTGTCTGAGATTAAAAAGATGGTGTATATGGTAATATTGTAGAGTATGTTTTATCATAATTTATCTGTTCTTTGTTCACGTTTCTCTGTGAACATATAACAAATGTATTATAGTGTGTTAAAATATAAGATAATAAGcattataaaatttgtaaaGACAATGTAAAGTATTTTCTTAAAAAAGGGCTTGCTTCATATTTATTTCCCATATTTTATTGCACTTTCCCAGAAAGAGTACATTTTTAACATATTGTTTAATCGAAAATTGGAAATATTCGTACAAATTACAGATATCTGGAATATCAATGTCAAGGCAATACAAAATGTGATTTTGTTCTATG is part of the Halictus rubicundus isolate RS-2024b chromosome 3, iyHalRubi1_principal, whole genome shotgun sequence genome and encodes:
- the LOC143352340 gene encoding putative SERF-like protein; the encoded protein is MTRGNQRELARAKNMKKTVKKSAAEQDSNKGLSLEQRKARDAERMREKQLKKQQDQEKPKQAVR